From a region of the Deltaproteobacteria bacterium genome:
- a CDS encoding acyl-CoA dehydrogenase family protein, translated as MRPRSCAARAGSRTTPGPPSTPAPSEDLMPDCYPQLTDTQRMVRDTIRRIVETELGPHVEAMEHGDALPYPYIRKLAAGLGMAGTGDLPAAMAAAAPEDRLDFLVPASVGIEIARVCGGVLVSYGVSYGQVAGTIRK; from the coding sequence ATGCGCCCGAGATCGTGCGCAGCCCGAGCGGGAAGCCGGACTACGCCTGGGCCGCCGAGCACGCCCGCGCCTTCGGAGGATCTCATGCCTGACTGCTACCCGCAGCTGACCGACACGCAGCGCATGGTGCGCGACACCATCCGCCGCATCGTCGAGACGGAGCTCGGGCCCCACGTCGAGGCGATGGAGCACGGCGACGCGCTGCCCTACCCGTACATCCGGAAGCTCGCCGCCGGGCTCGGCATGGCGGGCACGGGCGACCTCCCGGCGGCGATGGCGGCGGCCGCGCCCGAGGATCGGCTCGACTTCCTCGTCCCGGCGTCGGTCGGCATCGAGATCGCGCGCGTGTGCGGCGGCGTGCTCGTGTCCTACGGCGTCAGCTACGGGCAGGTGGCGGGCACGATCCGCAAGCA